Proteins co-encoded in one Armatimonadota bacterium genomic window:
- a CDS encoding amidase, whose protein sequence is MSRRGARAAGAPARAPGPARAGVSSPTVVPAQAGARVRAAAPSDLCFTPAVALARLYRARRVSPLEVTEAVLAQVDAVNPQVNAIVTLAREQALAAARAATARLRRGAALPPLFGVPVTIKDLTPTAGIRTTWGSKVYEHHVPAEDALVVQRLKAAGAIVIGKTNTPEFGAGGNTFNPVFGPTRNPWDPTRTAGGSSGGAAAALATGMGPLAQGSDLGGSLRVPAAFCGVVGFRTTAGLVPVYPSEFAWDTLAVSGPMARTVADVALMLSVMAGPDDRAPLSYEVDTAAFVQAVRAPSVRGWRVAWTPDLGGLLPVDPEIAAAVERAATVFRRLGARVTADAPTIGLDEVDEIMLGTRGPFMVGLHADTLERWRPVMTPHLVWNIEQGLTLTPRQIAQAERRRTALWHRVRTFMADYDLLLLPTTPIPPFPVEQPYPTEVGGQRMRHYLHWLYLTYAITLTGLPAISVPCGFTRAGLPIGLQLVGRRRAEAAVLRAAAAFEEAAPWAHHIPPLARPGVLRESGRDPHAVG, encoded by the coding sequence ATGAGCCGTCGTGGCGCGCGCGCGGCCGGCGCGCCGGCGCGCGCCCCCGGGCCTGCCCGTGCTGGCGTGTCGTCCCCGACGGTGGTCCCTGCCCAGGCGGGTGCGCGCGTGCGGGCGGCCGCGCCGTCCGACCTCTGCTTCACTCCGGCGGTGGCGCTGGCCCGTCTCTACCGCGCCCGCCGCGTCTCGCCGCTCGAGGTCACCGAGGCGGTGCTGGCGCAGGTCGACGCCGTCAACCCGCAGGTGAATGCGATCGTCACGCTGGCGCGCGAGCAGGCGCTGGCCGCCGCCCGGGCCGCCACCGCCCGCCTGCGGCGCGGTGCGGCGCTGCCGCCGCTGTTCGGCGTGCCCGTGACGATCAAGGACCTCACGCCCACCGCGGGCATCCGCACGACGTGGGGCTCGAAGGTCTACGAGCACCACGTGCCCGCCGAGGACGCCCTGGTGGTGCAGCGGCTGAAGGCCGCCGGCGCCATCGTCATCGGGAAGACCAACACCCCGGAGTTCGGCGCAGGCGGCAACACCTTCAACCCGGTGTTCGGTCCCACCCGCAACCCCTGGGACCCCACGCGCACCGCCGGTGGCTCCAGCGGAGGGGCCGCCGCGGCGCTGGCCACCGGCATGGGGCCGCTGGCCCAGGGCTCGGACCTGGGCGGGTCGCTGCGCGTCCCGGCGGCGTTCTGCGGCGTGGTCGGGTTCCGCACCACCGCGGGCTTGGTGCCGGTCTACCCCAGCGAGTTCGCCTGGGACACCCTGGCGGTTTCCGGCCCCATGGCGCGCACGGTGGCCGACGTGGCGCTCATGCTGTCGGTGATGGCCGGGCCCGACGACCGCGCCCCCCTGTCCTACGAGGTCGACACCGCGGCGTTCGTGCAGGCCGTGCGGGCGCCCTCGGTGCGCGGCTGGCGCGTGGCGTGGACGCCAGACCTGGGCGGGCTGCTGCCCGTCGACCCGGAGATCGCGGCGGCCGTGGAACGGGCGGCCACGGTCTTTCGGCGGCTGGGGGCGCGGGTGACCGCTGACGCGCCGACCATCGGCCTCGACGAGGTGGACGAGATCATGCTGGGGACGCGGGGCCCGTTCATGGTGGGGCTGCACGCCGACACGCTGGAGCGCTGGCGGCCGGTGATGACCCCGCACTTGGTCTGGAACATCGAGCAGGGGCTTACGCTCACCCCCCGGCAGATCGCCCAGGCCGAGCGCCGGCGTACCGCGCTGTGGCACCGCGTGCGGACGTTCATGGCCGACTACGACCTGCTGCTGCTGCCCACCACCCCGATCCCGCCGTTCCCGGTAGAGCAGCCGTATCCGACCGAGGTCGGCGGCCAGCGCATGCGCCACTACCTCCACTGGCTGTACCTGACCTACGCCATCACCCTGACCGGCCTGCCGGCGATCTCCGTGCCCTGCGGGTTCACGCGTGCGGGCCTGCCCATCGGTCTGCAGCTCGTGGGCCGGCGCCGCGCTGAGGCCGCGGTGCTGCGCGCGGCCGCCGCGTTCGAGGAGGCCGCGCCCTGGGCGCACCACATTCCTCCGCTCGCGCGGCCGGGGGTTTTGCGAGAGAGCGGACGCGATCCGCACGCTGTGGGCTGA
- a CDS encoding aminotransferase class I/II-fold pyridoxal phosphate-dependent enzyme, with translation MTFPSPLARRLGDRVARDAFLHDSEVFLTKSDGDVVQLSVGDPDLPTPPHILEAARAALAPGLVRYTHWQGLVELRAAIADHLARDVGVRYALEEIVVTAGAEQALFTALLALVGPGDEVLFGDPYFHALPRLVAIAGGTAVPVATDEADGFVLRPDAVARRLGPRGKVLVLVSPANPTGAVLPLEALEGLALLARQHDLVVISDEVYGRILYDGATHHSIAALPGMRDRTVLIGGFSKTYSMTGFRLGYLAAPADVVAALHSLKEPMDICASAVAQRAGLAALTGPHDFLTDYLRTYDARRRLLMDALDAMGIPYARPRGGFFLFANVARFGLPSVDFCRRLIVEARVVVFPGTMASTREGYVRMSWLQPEARLREGLARLRAFVERLGRPPVGAEAQR, from the coding sequence ATGACTTTTCCCAGCCCGCTCGCCCGCCGGCTTGGCGACCGCGTCGCCCGCGACGCGTTCCTGCACGACAGCGAGGTCTTCCTGACCAAGAGCGACGGCGACGTCGTCCAGCTCAGCGTCGGCGACCCCGACCTGCCGACGCCGCCACACATTCTCGAGGCGGCGCGCGCCGCCCTGGCGCCCGGCCTCGTGCGCTACACGCACTGGCAGGGGCTCGTCGAACTGCGCGCGGCCATCGCCGACCACCTGGCCCGTGACGTCGGCGTGCGCTACGCGCTCGAGGAGATCGTGGTCACGGCAGGCGCCGAGCAGGCGCTGTTCACCGCCCTGCTGGCGTTGGTCGGGCCCGGCGACGAGGTGCTCTTTGGCGATCCCTACTTCCACGCGCTGCCGCGCCTTGTCGCCATCGCGGGCGGGACGGCGGTGCCGGTGGCCACCGACGAGGCCGACGGGTTCGTGCTGCGGCCGGACGCCGTCGCCCGGCGCCTGGGGCCACGGGGCAAAGTGCTCGTGCTGGTCAGTCCTGCCAACCCCACCGGTGCGGTGCTCCCGCTGGAGGCGCTGGAGGGTCTGGCCCTGCTCGCCCGGCAGCACGATCTGGTGGTGATCAGCGACGAAGTCTACGGCCGGATCCTCTACGACGGCGCGACCCACCACTCCATCGCGGCGCTGCCAGGGATGCGTGACCGTACGGTCCTGATCGGCGGGTTCTCGAAGACGTACTCGATGACCGGGTTCCGGTTGGGCTACCTCGCGGCACCGGCCGACGTCGTCGCCGCGCTGCACAGCCTCAAGGAGCCCATGGACATCTGCGCCTCGGCCGTCGCCCAGCGGGCGGGCCTGGCGGCGCTGACCGGCCCCCACGACTTCCTTACCGACTACCTGCGGACCTACGACGCCCGCCGGCGGCTGCTCATGGACGCGCTGGACGCCATGGGCATTCCATATGCGCGCCCGCGGGGCGGCTTCTTCCTGTTCGCCAACGTCGCCCGGTTCGGTCTGCCCAGCGTCGACTTTTGCCGACGGCTCATCGTCGAGGCGCGCGTCGTGGTGTTCCCCGGCACGATGGCCAGCACCCGGGAGGGCTACGTGCGCATGTCGTGGTTGCAACCGGAGGCACGGCTGCGCGAGGGCCTGGCGCGCCTGCGCGCCTTCGTGGAGCGTCTGGGCCGGCCACCGGTCGGTGCGGAGGCGCAGCGATGA
- a CDS encoding FAD-dependent monooxygenase, producing the protein MKVVVIGGGPAGLYAALLLKKADPRRQVTVFERNPPDATYGWGVVFSERTLAGFQEADFKTYREITDRFVLWDVIDIHYRGDVLRCGGQPFAGIRRTTLLEILQRRCDELGVELRFRAEIADPTPYLDADVVIAADGVNSGVRRAFARAFKPTLDVGRARYIWLGTTRWLDAFTFIIREGPHGLFQVHAYPFDGTTSTFIVECAEDVWRAAGLADADEATSLAYCQRLFDDFLGGRPLLSNNSRWINFVTVRCATWWYRNVVLLGDAAHTAHFSIGSGTKLAMEDAAALARAFEAHRDREAAFNEYEATRRPAVEALQQAAAESQAYFEHLRRYLHLAPPQFAFHLMTRSGRVSYDALRVRDPQFVGAVDRWFAAQAPQAVVQPPPTAVRASEGGRVDGSSREDMAAPIAPPAPLVAPPPLLVPLRLRGVHLRNRVVLACRPTDAAHGGLPGAVHRAALARRAAAGAALVLTEPVAVAADGRVTPGDPGLYANLHTEAWQAIVRAVRQQTPAALGIVLGHAGRRGAMRPRHEGLDRPLRAGAWPVLAASAIPYGKDCQTPLAMTREAMTAVRDAFAAAAARAADAGFDLLVVHAGLGYLLASFLSPLTNRRSDEYGGAIDARLRYPLEVVAAVRAVWPTDRPLAVAFSASDCVPGGLEPQDAVNAARALVAAGADLVWVQAGQTTPEGHPAYGRGFLTALADLVRNEARVPVLAGGYVVTADEANTILAAGRADLCLMDPPEVAAA; encoded by the coding sequence GTGAAGGTCGTGGTCATCGGCGGCGGCCCCGCGGGGCTGTACGCCGCCCTGCTGCTCAAGAAGGCCGACCCCCGCCGCCAGGTGACCGTCTTCGAGCGCAACCCGCCCGACGCCACCTACGGGTGGGGCGTCGTCTTCTCCGAGCGCACGCTGGCCGGCTTCCAGGAAGCCGACTTCAAGACCTACCGCGAGATCACCGACCGGTTCGTCCTGTGGGACGTGATCGACATCCACTACCGGGGGGACGTGCTGCGCTGCGGCGGCCAGCCCTTTGCGGGCATCAGACGCACGACGCTCCTGGAGATCCTGCAGCGGCGGTGCGACGAGCTTGGCGTGGAGCTGCGCTTTCGGGCGGAGATCGCCGACCCCACACCCTACCTGGACGCCGACGTGGTGATCGCGGCCGACGGGGTCAACAGCGGGGTGCGCCGGGCCTTCGCCCGGGCCTTCAAGCCCACGCTGGACGTTGGCCGGGCGCGGTACATCTGGCTGGGCACCACGCGCTGGCTGGACGCGTTCACGTTCATCATCCGCGAGGGTCCCCACGGGTTGTTCCAGGTGCACGCCTACCCGTTCGACGGCACCACCAGCACGTTCATCGTGGAGTGCGCCGAGGACGTCTGGCGCGCCGCGGGACTGGCGGATGCCGACGAGGCGACGAGCCTGGCCTACTGCCAGCGCCTCTTCGACGACTTCCTGGGCGGCCGGCCGCTGCTGTCGAACAACTCCCGGTGGATCAACTTCGTGACGGTGCGGTGCGCGACGTGGTGGTACCGCAACGTCGTGCTGCTGGGGGACGCCGCCCACACCGCGCACTTCTCCATCGGCTCGGGCACCAAGCTCGCCATGGAGGACGCGGCGGCGCTCGCGCGCGCCTTCGAGGCCCACCGCGACCGCGAGGCGGCCTTCAACGAGTACGAGGCGACGCGCCGGCCCGCCGTGGAGGCGCTGCAGCAGGCCGCGGCGGAGAGCCAGGCCTACTTCGAGCACCTGCGGCGCTACCTGCACCTGGCCCCGCCGCAGTTCGCCTTCCACCTGATGACGCGCAGCGGGCGGGTCTCGTACGACGCGCTGCGGGTGCGCGATCCGCAGTTCGTGGGGGCGGTGGACCGGTGGTTCGCCGCGCAGGCCCCCCAGGCGGTCGTACAGCCTCCGCCAACGGCTGTCCGCGCCTCGGAGGGCGGGCGCGTCGACGGGTCTTCCCGTGAAGACATGGCCGCACCGATCGCGCCCCCGGCCCCGCTCGTGGCACCGCCACCGCTGCTCGTACCGCTGCGGCTGCGCGGCGTGCACCTGCGCAACCGCGTCGTGCTCGCCTGCCGCCCCACCGACGCCGCCCACGGCGGGCTGCCCGGCGCGGTGCACCGCGCGGCGCTGGCGCGGCGCGCGGCGGCCGGCGCGGCGCTGGTGTTGACCGAACCCGTGGCCGTGGCCGCCGACGGCCGGGTCACCCCCGGCGACCCGGGGCTCTACGCCAACCTCCACACCGAGGCCTGGCAGGCGATCGTCCGCGCGGTACGACAGCAGACCCCGGCCGCCCTGGGCATCGTGCTCGGCCACGCGGGGCGGCGTGGTGCCATGCGGCCGCGCCACGAAGGGCTCGACCGTCCGCTGCGCGCGGGCGCGTGGCCGGTGCTGGCGGCATCGGCCATCCCGTACGGGAAGGACTGCCAGACGCCGCTGGCGATGACGCGCGAGGCGATGACCGCGGTGCGCGACGCCTTCGCTGCCGCTGCGGCCCGCGCCGCCGACGCCGGCTTCGACCTGCTGGTGGTGCACGCCGGCCTGGGGTACCTGCTGGCGAGTTTCCTCTCGCCGCTGACGAACCGGCGCAGCGACGAGTACGGCGGGGCCATCGACGCACGGCTGCGCTACCCCCTGGAAGTCGTGGCGGCCGTGCGGGCGGTCTGGCCGACCGACCGCCCGCTGGCGGTGGCGTTCTCCGCCTCCGACTGCGTGCCCGGCGGGCTGGAGCCCCAGGACGCCGTGAACGCGGCCCGCGCCCTCGTCGCGGCGGGCGCGGACCTGGTGTGGGTGCAAGCGGGGCAGACGACCCCCGAGGGGCACCCGGCCTACGGCCGCGGGTTCCTCACCGCCCTGGCAGACCTCGTGCGCAACGAAGCGCGAGTGCCCGTGCTCGCCGGCGGCTACGTGGTGACAGCGGACGAAGCCAACACGATCCTGGCTGCGGGCCGCGCGGACCTGTGCCTGATGGACCCGCCCGAGGTCGCCGCGGCGTAG
- a CDS encoding phenylacetate--CoA ligase family protein: protein MSTSPYWNPKAETMPREELQALQLHKLRRLCEWAYARSPFHRRKFDAARFRPEQLRTLEDLRRIPFMTREEWMEAQVAQPMFGDLLATDPVHAIRYHLTSGTSGRTPIRVLDGMKDWEWIAEMWCYGFWGFGVRPADVVYFAFGYGSFIGFWGAHYCCEKIGALVIPGGAQTTEARVRQIVEMGVTTVCSTPTYALRLWQAATEAGLDLAASRVDKLIVSGEPAGSIPAVKRQLEQAWGAKCGDTAGMTEIGTIMIFECSHQPGGTHIIEDHFIEEVVDPASGEPVGYGELGERVVTSFGRGFIPLLRYRSKDMVVKVPHTACTCGRTFDLYDGGIRGRWDDMKLVRGTNVYPRAVEAIVREYDAIDEFQIYLWRKDDIQDEITIKVELKPGREAEWPALQARLARDLADAHEGLRFNVERVDHGTLPRFELKAKRLVDARPVAAYDRR from the coding sequence ATGAGCACCTCGCCGTACTGGAACCCGAAAGCGGAGACCATGCCGCGGGAGGAGCTGCAGGCGCTGCAGCTGCACAAACTGCGGCGCCTGTGCGAGTGGGCGTACGCCCGCAGCCCCTTCCACCGGCGGAAGTTCGACGCCGCAAGGTTCCGGCCGGAGCAGCTGCGCACGCTGGAGGACCTGCGGCGCATCCCGTTCATGACCCGCGAGGAGTGGATGGAGGCGCAGGTGGCCCAGCCGATGTTCGGCGACCTGCTGGCCACCGACCCCGTCCACGCCATCCGCTACCACCTCACCTCGGGCACCAGCGGCCGCACGCCCATTCGGGTGCTCGACGGCATGAAGGACTGGGAGTGGATCGCGGAGATGTGGTGCTACGGGTTCTGGGGCTTTGGGGTGCGGCCTGCGGACGTGGTCTACTTCGCCTTCGGCTACGGCTCGTTCATCGGCTTCTGGGGCGCTCACTACTGCTGCGAGAAGATCGGAGCTCTCGTCATCCCTGGCGGGGCCCAGACCACCGAGGCCCGCGTGCGGCAGATCGTCGAGATGGGTGTCACCACCGTGTGCTCGACGCCCACCTACGCCCTGCGCCTCTGGCAGGCGGCCACCGAGGCGGGCCTCGACCTGGCTGCCAGCCGGGTCGACAAGCTCATCGTCTCCGGCGAGCCCGCCGGGTCCATCCCCGCGGTCAAGCGGCAGCTCGAGCAGGCGTGGGGCGCCAAGTGCGGCGACACCGCCGGCATGACCGAGATCGGCACCATCATGATCTTCGAGTGCAGCCACCAGCCGGGCGGCACCCACATCATCGAGGACCACTTCATCGAAGAGGTCGTCGACCCGGCAAGCGGTGAGCCCGTGGGCTACGGGGAACTGGGCGAGCGGGTGGTGACGTCGTTTGGCCGGGGCTTCATCCCGCTGCTGCGCTACCGCAGCAAGGACATGGTGGTCAAGGTGCCGCACACGGCGTGCACCTGCGGGCGCACGTTCGACCTCTACGACGGCGGGATTCGGGGCCGGTGGGACGACATGAAGCTCGTCCGCGGCACCAACGTCTACCCCCGGGCCGTGGAGGCCATCGTGCGCGAGTACGACGCCATCGACGAGTTCCAGATCTACCTCTGGCGCAAGGACGACATCCAGGACGAGATCACCATCAAGGTGGAGCTCAAACCCGGCCGCGAGGCCGAGTGGCCGGCGCTGCAGGCGCGGCTGGCCCGCGACCTGGCCGACGCCCACGAGGGGCTGCGCTTCAACGTGGAGCGGGTCGACCACGGGACGCTGCCGCGGTTCGAGCTGAAGGCCAAACGGCTGGTCGACGCCCGGCCGGTGGCGGCGTACGACCGCCGCTAG
- a CDS encoding enoyl-CoA hydratase family protein — MDYEFRYEVADGVATITLDRPQVLNALTFTVYAQLRDLLEGLRYDEAVRTVILTGAGAGFCSGGDVHEIIGELLRRDVRGHLEFTRMTGAVVRAMRMLDRPIIAAINGMAAGAGAVLALASDLRLASERARFAFLFTKVGLTGADMGAAYLLPRLVGTGRAAELLLFGDVIDAATAERYGLVNRVVPHDDLLPTARAWARRLADGPTQAIGMTKRMLLHEQHMDLDAALEAEAQAQALMLMAEDHRLFYEAFKAKTEPKFVGR, encoded by the coding sequence ATGGATTACGAGTTCCGTTACGAGGTGGCCGACGGCGTGGCGACCATCACCCTGGATCGCCCGCAAGTCCTCAACGCCCTCACCTTCACCGTGTACGCGCAGCTGCGCGACCTCCTGGAGGGCCTGCGGTACGACGAGGCCGTGCGTACGGTGATCCTCACCGGCGCCGGCGCGGGGTTCTGCTCGGGCGGCGACGTGCACGAGATCATCGGCGAGCTCCTCCGGCGCGACGTGCGCGGCCACCTGGAGTTCACCCGCATGACGGGCGCCGTCGTGCGCGCCATGCGCATGCTCGACCGGCCCATCATCGCGGCCATCAACGGCATGGCGGCCGGTGCCGGCGCGGTGCTGGCGCTGGCCAGCGACCTGCGCCTGGCCTCCGAGCGGGCGCGCTTCGCCTTCCTCTTCACCAAGGTGGGGCTCACCGGCGCCGACATGGGCGCGGCGTACCTGCTGCCACGGCTCGTCGGCACGGGCCGCGCGGCGGAGCTGCTGCTGTTCGGCGATGTGATCGACGCCGCCACCGCCGAGCGCTACGGCCTGGTCAACCGCGTGGTGCCCCACGACGACCTGCTGCCGACCGCCCGCGCGTGGGCGCGTCGGCTCGCGGACGGCCCGACGCAGGCGATCGGGATGACCAAGCGCATGCTCCTGCACGAGCAGCACATGGACCTGGACGCGGCGCTGGAGGCCGAAGCGCAGGCCCAGGCGCTGATGCTGATGGCCGAAGACCACCGCCTCTTCTATGAGGCGTTCAAGGCGAAGACCGAGCCGAAGTTCGTGGGGCGGTAG
- a CDS encoding nucleotidyltransferase domain-containing protein, whose amino-acid sequence MTSSPGIRTLHALPPDERRRCLQHIVAVLARDPTVVFAYVFGSFVEDRPFEDIDVAVFVEPPPGARLDSLAVQLDLSARLETAVGLPVEVVVLNTAPLGVRRAALRGQLLWSRDDARRIALLEGTSHELMDMAFLGREALQDLLGIRPVHSEPSR is encoded by the coding sequence ATGACGTCGTCCCCAGGCATCAGGACGCTGCACGCGCTGCCCCCCGACGAACGCCGGCGGTGCCTCCAGCACATTGTCGCCGTCCTGGCCCGCGATCCCACGGTGGTCTTCGCCTATGTCTTCGGCTCGTTCGTCGAGGACCGGCCGTTCGAGGACATCGACGTCGCGGTGTTCGTCGAGCCACCCCCCGGGGCACGGCTCGACTCCCTGGCCGTCCAGCTCGACCTGAGCGCGCGGCTGGAGACCGCGGTCGGGCTGCCCGTCGAGGTCGTCGTGCTCAACACCGCACCGCTCGGGGTGCGGCGTGCGGCGCTGCGCGGGCAGCTGCTCTGGTCCCGCGACGACGCCCGACGCATCGCGCTGCTTGAGGGCACCAGCCACGAGCTGATGGACATGGCGTTCCTGGGGCGGGAGGCGCTGCAGGACCTGCTGGGAATCCGACCCGTGCATTCTGAGCCGTCGCGCTGA
- a CDS encoding tryptophan 2,3-dioxygenase family protein encodes MPPGGPLTYGAYLKVDDLLRLQQRLTAAHDELQFIVVHQVFELWFRLLLFELESVRAALDRDDLGTAVRLLRRATTIVDGLGAAFAVIETMRPYDFLEFRNELKPASGFQSRQFREIEFLSGLKEPQYLRSFDDEPEQAAALARRLAEPTLWDAFVGVLRRRGLPAGSDAEIVQTAIRIQREAALADLDELLEAMIAYDQRWSAWRHRHILMVERMIGARPGTGQKTVARVMGDGYDAMGSGGVEYLRSTLGKKFFPLLWEARTFLER; translated from the coding sequence ATGCCCCCAGGCGGCCCCCTCACCTACGGCGCCTACCTCAAGGTCGACGACCTGCTGCGCCTGCAGCAGCGTCTGACCGCGGCCCACGACGAGCTGCAGTTCATCGTCGTCCACCAGGTCTTCGAGCTGTGGTTCCGGCTGCTGCTGTTCGAACTGGAGTCGGTGCGCGCGGCCCTCGACCGCGACGACCTCGGCACCGCCGTCCGCCTGCTGCGCCGTGCCACCACCATTGTCGACGGCCTGGGGGCCGCGTTCGCCGTCATCGAGACCATGCGCCCCTACGACTTCCTGGAGTTCCGCAACGAGCTCAAGCCCGCCAGCGGCTTCCAGAGCCGACAGTTTCGCGAGATCGAGTTCCTCTCAGGGCTCAAGGAACCCCAGTACCTGCGCTCGTTCGACGACGAGCCCGAGCAGGCCGCGGCGCTGGCCCGGCGTCTGGCCGAACCCACCCTGTGGGACGCCTTCGTGGGCGTGCTGCGCCGCCGCGGGCTGCCGGCGGGCAGCGACGCCGAGATCGTCCAGACGGCCATCCGCATCCAGCGCGAGGCCGCCCTGGCCGACCTCGACGAGCTCCTGGAGGCGATGATCGCCTACGACCAGCGGTGGAGCGCCTGGCGTCACCGGCACATCCTCATGGTCGAGCGCATGATCGGCGCGCGGCCGGGGACCGGGCAGAAGACCGTCGCCCGCGTCATGGGCGACGGGTACGACGCCATGGGCTCGGGCGGCGTCGAGTACCTGCGCTCGACGCTGGGGAAGAAGTTCTTCCCGCTGCTGTGGGAGGCGCGGACGTTCCTGGAGCGATGA
- a CDS encoding RidA family protein produces the protein MSVDSPARQIVNPPTLPPPRGFSHGIVTTGGRLLFLAGQDASDATGRIVAPGDLVAQFEQVLTNLQAVVEAAGGTMQHITKLTIFVRDRQAYLAHLRPLGEVFRRYFGGYYPAMALFEVSGFFRDEALVELEGFAVLP, from the coding sequence GTGAGCGTCGACTCGCCAGCACGCCAGATCGTCAACCCACCGACCCTGCCGCCGCCCCGCGGGTTCAGCCACGGCATCGTGACCACCGGCGGCCGGTTGCTATTCCTGGCCGGCCAGGACGCCAGCGACGCCACCGGCCGCATCGTCGCGCCCGGCGACCTCGTGGCGCAGTTCGAGCAGGTGCTCACGAACCTGCAGGCGGTGGTCGAGGCCGCGGGCGGGACCATGCAACACATCACCAAGCTCACCATCTTCGTGCGCGACCGCCAAGCCTACCTGGCGCACCTGCGCCCGCTGGGCGAGGTGTTCCGGCGGTACTTCGGCGGGTACTACCCGGCCATGGCCCTGTTCGAGGTCAGCGGCTTCTTCCGCGACGAGGCGCTGGTCGAACTGGAAGGGTTCGCGGTGCTGCCGTGA
- a CDS encoding acyl-CoA dehydrogenase family protein: MNFALTPAQREVQERARRFAQEEVAPLVRRADAEGRFPVHLVRRMGELGFLAGPIDPAYGGAGMDYVSFALVYEELGRVDASVRGFLAVHAGLVSLCLRDWGTEAQKRAYLPRLASGEWIGCYCLTEPNAGSDAAGLETTAEDVGDAYVLRGEKLWITNGNLAHLAVVFATRDRALRHRGICAFLVPTDTPGFRREPMPGVPLGHRAADHARIVLDGVRVPKDHLLGGEGEGFKVAMGALDHGRLGVAAGAVGLAQACLDACIAFTRDRRQFGQRLADFEMIQGHLADMAASVEAARLLVYRAAWLKDQGARTTKETAIAKLFATEAAVRAANDAVLIHGGRGYSSEYPVERLLRDVKGLQIYEGTSHIQRIVIARELVGREPR; encoded by the coding sequence GTGAACTTCGCCCTCACCCCCGCGCAGCGCGAGGTCCAGGAACGGGCGCGCCGCTTCGCCCAGGAGGAGGTGGCCCCGCTCGTCCGACGGGCCGATGCGGAGGGCCGGTTTCCCGTGCACCTCGTCCGCCGCATGGGCGAGCTCGGCTTCCTGGCCGGCCCCATCGACCCCGCGTACGGTGGCGCCGGCATGGACTACGTGAGCTTCGCGCTGGTCTACGAGGAGCTCGGCCGCGTGGACGCGTCGGTGCGCGGCTTCCTGGCGGTGCACGCCGGGCTGGTGAGCCTGTGCCTGCGGGACTGGGGCACCGAGGCGCAGAAGCGCGCCTACCTGCCGCGGCTGGCCAGCGGCGAGTGGATCGGGTGCTACTGCCTCACCGAGCCCAACGCCGGCTCGGACGCCGCCGGGCTGGAGACGACCGCCGAGGACGTCGGCGACGCCTACGTCCTGCGAGGCGAGAAGCTCTGGATCACCAACGGCAACCTGGCCCACCTGGCGGTGGTCTTCGCCACGCGCGACCGCGCGCTGCGCCACCGGGGCATCTGCGCGTTCCTGGTGCCCACCGACACGCCCGGCTTCCGGCGCGAGCCCATGCCGGGCGTGCCGCTGGGGCACCGGGCCGCCGACCACGCCCGCATCGTGCTCGACGGCGTGCGGGTGCCGAAAGACCACCTGCTGGGCGGCGAGGGCGAGGGCTTCAAGGTGGCGATGGGGGCCCTCGACCACGGGCGCCTGGGCGTCGCCGCCGGGGCCGTGGGGCTGGCCCAGGCGTGCCTGGACGCCTGCATCGCCTTCACCCGCGACCGGCGCCAGTTCGGGCAGCGCCTGGCCGACTTCGAGATGATCCAGGGCCACCTGGCCGACATGGCGGCCAGCGTGGAGGCGGCCCGCCTGCTGGTCTACCGGGCGGCCTGGCTGAAGGATCAGGGGGCCCGGACCACTAAGGAAACAGCCATCGCCAAACTCTTCGCCACGGAGGCCGCCGTGCGGGCCGCCAACGACGCCGTCCTCATCCACGGCGGGCGGGGCTACTCCAGCGAGTACCCCGTCGAGCGCCTCCTCCGCGACGTCAAGGGCCTGCAGATCTACGAGGGCACCAGCCACATCCAGCGCATCGTCATTGCGCGCGAACTGGTGGGGCGTGAGCCGCGATGA